A genomic segment from Vagococcus zengguangii encodes:
- the rpoZ gene encoding DNA-directed RNA polymerase subunit omega — MMLKPSIDSLLEKVDSKYSLVILASKRAHELELGATPMKENFYSVKNVGQALEEIEMGDVVIDPNPELKRELQRQKEEIHLAEKKRERNELEAKLREEA, encoded by the coding sequence ATGATGTTAAAACCATCAATCGACTCATTATTAGAGAAAGTCGATTCAAAGTACTCATTAGTAATTTTAGCTAGTAAACGCGCCCATGAATTAGAATTAGGCGCAACACCAATGAAAGAAAACTTTTATTCAGTTAAAAATGTTGGTCAAGCTTTAGAAGAAATTGAAATGGGCGATGTTGTTATCGACCCTAACCCAGAATTAAAACGCGAACTACAACGCCAAAAAGAAGAAATACATTTGGCCGAAAAAAAACGCGAACGCAATGAACTAGAAGCAAAACTAAGAGAAGAAGCATAG
- the def gene encoding peptide deformylase, whose translation MKYPVVLHPDKLLKRKAEKVTAITEELVTMLDNMYETMVAHDGVGLAAPQIGQSLRVAVIQADEEDDILELINPELVAYEGETVDIEACLSIPGQYGLVPRYDRIVIRYFDREGVEYELEADDYFSRIIQHEMDHLDGGLFIDKATKLMTEEEMVQYMEELEND comes from the coding sequence ATGAAATATCCAGTGGTGTTACACCCAGATAAATTATTAAAACGTAAAGCAGAGAAAGTGACCGCAATTACCGAAGAGTTAGTCACAATGTTAGATAACATGTATGAAACAATGGTAGCCCATGATGGCGTAGGCTTAGCAGCGCCACAAATTGGTCAATCATTACGCGTAGCAGTTATTCAAGCTGACGAAGAGGATGATATTTTAGAATTAATTAATCCAGAGTTGGTCGCTTATGAGGGCGAAACAGTAGATATTGAAGCGTGTTTAAGTATTCCAGGTCAATATGGTCTAGTGCCGCGTTATGACCGTATCGTGATTCGTTATTTTGACCGCGAAGGCGTTGAGTACGAATTAGAAGCCGATGATTATTTTTCACGCATTATTCAACATGAGATGGATCATTTAGATGGCGGCTTATTCATTGATAAAGCAACGAAACTAATGACCGAAGAAGAAATGGTACAATACATGGAGGAACTAGAAAATGACTAA
- the fmt gene encoding methionyl-tRNA formyltransferase produces the protein MTKIVFMGTPNFSVPILEGLITAGYEVLAVVTQPDRPVGRKKVLTPPPVKEAALKHDLEILQPEKISGSPEMARVLELAPDLIVTAAFGQFLPESLLNAPTFGAVNVHASLLPKYRGGAPVHYSIMNGDKETGVTIMRMVKKMDAGDILTQRAIPIEDNDNVGTMFDKLSQVGHDLLLETIPELLAGKLTPIQQNDEEATYSPNISREQEQIDWQKTASEVDCQVRGLFPWPVAFTMNQDTRWKIQGGFVGEETTEQAPGTIVAVNKKDFTVACGDGSVYHVTTIQPAGKGALTAQEFLNGVGRQTAVGDQLN, from the coding sequence ATGACTAAAATTGTTTTTATGGGGACGCCTAATTTTTCAGTCCCAATTTTAGAAGGTTTGATTACAGCTGGTTATGAAGTATTAGCAGTTGTAACGCAACCAGACCGTCCAGTTGGTCGTAAAAAAGTATTAACACCGCCACCTGTTAAAGAAGCAGCCTTAAAACATGACCTAGAAATTTTACAACCGGAAAAAATTTCAGGTTCACCTGAGATGGCACGAGTTTTAGAATTAGCGCCGGATTTAATTGTCACAGCGGCTTTTGGTCAATTTTTACCAGAAAGTTTACTTAATGCGCCAACGTTTGGTGCGGTCAATGTGCATGCGTCATTATTACCAAAATACCGTGGGGGTGCACCGGTTCACTATTCGATTATGAACGGAGATAAGGAAACAGGTGTTACTATCATGCGTATGGTCAAAAAAATGGATGCCGGTGATATATTAACACAACGTGCGATTCCGATTGAAGACAACGATAATGTTGGGACAATGTTTGATAAATTAAGCCAAGTGGGTCACGATTTATTATTAGAAACGATTCCTGAGTTACTAGCAGGCAAGCTGACACCGATTCAACAAAATGATGAGGAAGCAACCTATTCACCTAATATTTCGCGTGAGCAAGAGCAAATTGATTGGCAAAAAACAGCAAGTGAAGTTGATTGCCAAGTACGTGGCTTATTCCCTTGGCCAGTTGCTTTCACCATGAATCAAGACACACGCTGGAAAATCCAAGGTGGTTTTGTCGGTGAAGAAACAACCGAGCAAGCCCCTGGCACAATTGTCGCAGTTAATAAAAAAGATTTTACGGTTGCTTGTGGAGATGGTAGTGTTTATCACGTCACAACTATTCAACCTGCCGGTAAAGGAGCGTTAACCGCTCAAGAATTCTTAAATGGAGTAGGTCGTCAAACAGCAGTTGGCGATCAATTAAACTAA
- the priA gene encoding primosomal protein N' has protein sequence MQKVAEVIVDVPTMQTDLPYSYLIPQALEDKIKPGMRVIVPFGNGNRKIQGFVIEIKDNISPTETTLLKRIEAPMDLVPVLSPELLELADEMRRTTLAFKITCFQTMLPNVMKASYDKKVVVREHCPQTIIDDVFDGLSELSWELAEQQGKLPVIMKLRQEELVDVVYIVNKKNRAKTARGFKARLSQSELVEVKASLKPNAKQQHLLVDVLLMLDGNAISNSEAKELYELSAPAIKTGETKGWVEIVEREVQRDPYANHSFKQTYAATLNAEQQAAYEAITQAVQERQAQTFLLQGITGSGKTEVYLQVIAEVLNEGKTGIVLVPEISLTPQTVRRFKERFGPEVAVLHSALSVGEKYDEWRKIERGEAKVVVGARSAIFAPLDNLGVIIIDEEHESSYKQEENPRYHARDLAIWRANYHQCPVVLGSATPSLETRARAQKNVYQSLYLTQRASQASSLPTTEIIDMTEAETFGKMQTFSRHLLEKVHTRLQRKEQVVLMLNRRGYSSFVMCRDCGYVVPCPNCDISLTLHMDSHSMKCHYCGHEEEIPNTCPDCQSQKIRYYGTGTQKVEEELQQLFPEARILRMDVDTTRRKGAHERLLEQFGNHEADILLGTQMIAKGLDFPNVTLVGVLNADTALNLPDFRASERTFQLLTQVSGRAGRGDKPGEVVIQTFNPEHYAIQLAQRQDYERFFRYEMKIRHEANYPPYYFTAQIIASHPEENVVAKKMYDILLGLKEQLSDQAIVLGPTPKAIMRVNNRYFYQIVIKYKVEPNLYAYLRTILENNQAEISKGLKLSVDTDPLNFV, from the coding sequence GTGCAAAAAGTAGCAGAAGTAATCGTCGATGTCCCTACCATGCAAACAGACTTGCCTTATTCATATCTTATTCCGCAAGCCTTAGAAGATAAAATTAAACCTGGTATGCGCGTAATTGTCCCCTTTGGTAATGGTAACCGTAAAATCCAAGGGTTTGTTATTGAAATTAAAGATAATATATCACCAACGGAGACAACATTGTTGAAAAGGATTGAGGCGCCGATGGATTTAGTACCAGTTCTTTCACCAGAGTTATTAGAATTAGCTGATGAGATGCGCCGGACAACTTTGGCGTTTAAAATCACGTGTTTTCAAACGATGCTTCCGAATGTCATGAAAGCCTCTTATGATAAAAAAGTAGTAGTCCGGGAGCACTGTCCGCAAACTATTATCGATGACGTCTTTGATGGTCTATCAGAGCTAAGTTGGGAACTGGCTGAACAACAAGGTAAATTACCTGTCATTATGAAACTTCGCCAAGAAGAATTAGTTGATGTTGTATACATCGTAAATAAAAAAAATCGTGCCAAAACCGCTCGTGGTTTTAAGGCACGCTTGTCGCAATCTGAATTAGTCGAGGTTAAAGCATCACTTAAACCAAATGCCAAGCAACAGCATCTCTTAGTGGATGTTTTATTAATGTTAGACGGTAATGCGATATCAAATAGCGAAGCGAAAGAACTTTATGAGTTATCCGCCCCAGCAATTAAAACAGGTGAGACTAAAGGCTGGGTTGAAATTGTTGAACGTGAAGTACAACGTGATCCCTATGCGAATCACTCGTTCAAACAAACGTATGCGGCTACCTTGAATGCTGAACAGCAAGCGGCCTACGAAGCCATTACTCAAGCTGTTCAGGAACGTCAAGCGCAAACTTTCTTACTGCAAGGGATTACTGGTAGTGGGAAAACCGAGGTTTATCTACAAGTAATTGCTGAAGTATTGAATGAAGGGAAAACTGGGATTGTATTGGTGCCAGAAATTTCATTAACGCCCCAAACTGTTCGTCGTTTTAAAGAACGATTTGGTCCTGAAGTGGCAGTATTACATAGTGCTTTATCAGTCGGAGAAAAATACGATGAATGGCGAAAAATTGAACGTGGTGAAGCCAAAGTGGTCGTTGGGGCACGTTCAGCTATTTTTGCACCACTTGATAATTTAGGGGTCATTATTATTGATGAAGAACATGAGAGTAGTTATAAGCAAGAAGAGAATCCACGTTATCATGCGCGTGACTTAGCGATTTGGCGTGCAAATTATCATCAGTGTCCGGTTGTGCTAGGAAGCGCAACGCCGTCATTAGAGACGCGTGCTCGTGCGCAAAAAAATGTTTATCAATCATTATATTTAACACAACGTGCGAGTCAAGCTAGTAGTCTACCTACAACTGAAATCATCGACATGACTGAAGCTGAAACGTTTGGTAAAATGCAGACTTTTTCTCGTCATTTGTTAGAAAAAGTTCACACTCGCTTGCAACGTAAAGAACAAGTCGTGTTAATGTTGAATCGTCGAGGATATTCATCATTTGTCATGTGTCGTGATTGTGGCTATGTTGTGCCGTGTCCAAACTGTGATATATCACTAACCTTACATATGGACAGTCACTCGATGAAATGTCATTATTGTGGACATGAAGAAGAGATTCCGAATACATGTCCTGATTGTCAAAGTCAGAAAATTCGTTATTATGGAACAGGCACGCAAAAGGTGGAAGAAGAATTGCAACAACTGTTTCCAGAAGCGAGAATTTTACGTATGGATGTCGATACGACCCGTCGTAAGGGCGCACACGAACGGCTACTAGAACAATTTGGTAATCATGAAGCGGATATTTTGCTAGGGACTCAGATGATCGCTAAAGGGCTAGATTTTCCAAACGTTACCTTAGTAGGTGTCTTAAATGCGGATACGGCGCTTAACTTGCCAGACTTTCGTGCGAGTGAGCGTACCTTCCAGTTGTTGACACAAGTGAGTGGTAGAGCGGGTCGTGGTGATAAGCCTGGTGAAGTCGTCATTCAAACGTTCAATCCTGAACATTACGCGATTCAACTCGCGCAACGCCAAGACTATGAGCGATTTTTCCGTTATGAGATGAAGATTAGGCACGAAGCAAATTATCCGCCTTATTATTTTACGGCGCAAATTATCGCTAGTCACCCGGAAGAAAATGTGGTGGCGAAGAAGATGTATGACATATTACTAGGATTGAAAGAGCAATTAAGTGACCAAGCGATTGTCTTAGGCCCAACGCCAAAAGCAATTATGCGTGTCAATAATCGTTATTTTTACCAAATTGTGATAAAATATAAAGTCGAACCTAATTTATATGCGTACTTACGCACGATTTTAGAAAATAACCAAGCAGAAATTAGCAAAGGGTTGAAATTGTCAGTTGATACTGACCCCTTGAATTTTGTTTGA
- a CDS encoding YdbC family protein produces MAQEFKYEIVEEIAVLSENPKGWRKELNLVSWNDRPAKFDLRDWSPNHEKMGKGVTLSNEEFNSLKETLQNM; encoded by the coding sequence ATGGCTCAAGAATTTAAATATGAAATCGTTGAAGAAATCGCTGTATTATCAGAAAATCCAAAAGGTTGGCGCAAAGAATTAAATCTAGTAAGTTGGAACGATCGTCCAGCCAAATTTGATTTACGTGATTGGTCACCTAACCATGAAAAAATGGGTAAAGGTGTGACGTTATCAAATGAGGAATTTAATTCCTTAAAAGAAACCTTGCAAAATATGTAA
- a CDS encoding YicC/YloC family endoribonuclease has protein sequence MKSMTGFGKSQQINQQLQVEVEIKSVNHRFLDAQFRMPRELLAYENDYKTILKEAIQRGRVESYITLKNSGEAQQKLVVHWELLDELVSSLNEASEMRYANQMFSPEAIMTGLIGNQQFFEVEENKELTEESLELIKQTFLEAVQQLDTSRQAEGQQIASVLTELLMEFEEQMLRVKTMVPQIEQDYRTRLEKRLSQEVGEHYEEGRLLTELALLIEKGDIQEELDRLVIHIKKARELLRTEGAIGREFDFLLQEMNREVNTTGSKSVNIQIKETIVQMKTTLEKIKEQIQNIE, from the coding sequence ATGAAAAGTATGACTGGATTTGGTAAAAGTCAACAGATAAACCAACAACTACAAGTTGAAGTTGAAATTAAGAGTGTCAATCATCGTTTTTTAGATGCTCAGTTTAGAATGCCACGTGAATTGCTGGCGTACGAGAATGATTACAAAACTATTTTAAAAGAAGCAATTCAACGTGGTCGTGTAGAAAGTTACATCACGTTAAAAAACAGTGGTGAAGCGCAACAAAAATTGGTCGTTCATTGGGAATTATTAGATGAGTTAGTATCATCTTTAAATGAAGCAAGTGAAATGCGTTATGCTAATCAAATGTTTAGTCCTGAAGCTATCATGACAGGGCTAATTGGCAACCAACAGTTTTTTGAAGTAGAAGAAAATAAAGAGCTAACTGAAGAGTCGTTAGAATTGATTAAGCAAACCTTCCTAGAAGCTGTTCAACAATTGGATACAAGTCGCCAAGCTGAAGGTCAGCAGATTGCTAGCGTATTAACAGAATTATTGATGGAATTTGAAGAGCAGATGTTGCGTGTTAAAACGATGGTCCCTCAGATTGAACAAGATTACCGTACCCGTTTAGAAAAACGTTTAAGCCAAGAAGTCGGTGAGCATTATGAAGAGGGGCGCTTGTTGACAGAATTAGCCTTGTTAATTGAAAAAGGCGACATCCAAGAAGAGTTAGATCGCTTAGTGATTCACATTAAGAAAGCACGTGAATTATTAAGGACTGAAGGAGCGATTGGCCGCGAGTTTGACTTCTTATTACAAGAGATGAATCGTGAAGTCAACACGACCGGTTCAAAGTCGGTCAATATTCAAATTAAAGAAACCATCGTGCAAATGAAAACAACCCTTGAAAAGATTAAAGAACAGATTCAAAATATCGAATAA
- the gmk gene encoding guanylate kinase has protein sequence MSRRGLLFILSGPSGVGKGTVRKALFEKEGNELKYSVSMTTRNMRDGEVDGVDYFFRSREEFERLIEEGKMLEHAEYVGNYYGTPLDYVNQTLDQGYDVFLEIEVQGAMKVKEKVPNGIFIFLTPPDLGELKARIIGRGTDEMSVIEERMEVAKQEIEMMSHYDYAVVNDKIELAVERIEHIIESEHLKVSNVLAHYKEMMKEW, from the coding sequence ATGTCAAGAAGAGGACTATTATTTATCTTGTCAGGACCATCTGGTGTAGGTAAAGGGACAGTAAGAAAAGCCTTGTTTGAAAAAGAAGGCAATGAATTAAAATATTCAGTATCAATGACCACTCGTAATATGCGTGATGGAGAAGTCGACGGTGTTGATTACTTTTTCCGCAGTCGTGAGGAATTTGAACGATTAATCGAAGAAGGCAAAATGTTAGAGCATGCTGAGTATGTTGGTAACTATTATGGTACACCGCTTGATTATGTTAATCAAACACTTGATCAGGGTTACGATGTATTTTTAGAAATTGAAGTACAAGGTGCGATGAAAGTCAAAGAAAAAGTGCCTAATGGTATTTTTATCTTCTTGACACCACCTGATTTAGGTGAATTAAAAGCACGTATTATCGGACGTGGTACAGATGAAATGTCTGTCATTGAAGAGCGTATGGAAGTAGCGAAACAAGAAATCGAAATGATGAGCCACTATGATTATGCGGTTGTTAATGATAAAATTGAATTAGCCGTTGAGCGTATTGAACATATTATCGAAAGTGAACATTTGAAAGTATCGAATGTTTTAGCACATTATAAAGAAATGATGAAGGAGTGGTAG